A portion of the Candidatus Binataceae bacterium genome contains these proteins:
- a CDS encoding family 1 glycosylhydrolase has product MARIELRPDFIWGAATAAHQVEGNNLNSDYWAIEHTPNTPFLEPSGDACDHYHRYREDIAMLARLGFNAYRFSIEWARVEPDEGHFSIAELDHYRRVLGACHENRIAPIVTFHHFTSPRWVAADGGWEDPKTAERFARYCERAVKHLGDLIHTACTINEANLGAYLYLTGEAREKIDPARSKWFSAAARSIGADPDRFAPYLMCHQMKARDTMLLAHRRSAAALKSSPHRFPVGITLALADFQPEPGCEQRVAAIRAECQDIFFEAARGDDFVGVQTYTRQRIGEKGTLPPALGVETTIMGYEFWPEALEPTIRYASKMAQVPVIVTENGIAATDDTRRVEYVRRALAGVARCIRDGIDVRGYCYWTLLDNFEWNSGYKPTFGIVAIDWQTQERMPRPSARWLGDIARANAIETAD; this is encoded by the coding sequence ATGGCACGAATCGAGTTGCGTCCCGATTTCATCTGGGGTGCGGCGACCGCTGCGCATCAGGTCGAAGGCAACAATCTCAACAGCGATTATTGGGCGATTGAACACACGCCCAACACGCCCTTTCTCGAGCCCTCCGGCGACGCCTGCGATCACTACCATCGCTATCGCGAGGACATTGCGATGTTGGCGCGGCTCGGCTTCAACGCCTACCGCTTTTCGATCGAATGGGCGCGGGTCGAGCCCGACGAAGGGCACTTTTCGATCGCCGAGCTCGATCACTACCGGCGCGTGCTGGGCGCGTGTCATGAAAATCGCATCGCGCCGATCGTGACGTTCCATCATTTCACTTCGCCGCGCTGGGTCGCGGCTGATGGCGGGTGGGAGGATCCGAAAACGGCGGAGCGCTTCGCGCGCTATTGCGAACGTGCCGTAAAACATCTCGGCGATCTCATTCACACCGCCTGCACGATAAACGAGGCGAATCTCGGCGCGTACCTGTACCTGACGGGCGAGGCTCGAGAGAAGATTGATCCCGCGCGCTCGAAATGGTTTTCCGCGGCGGCACGCAGCATCGGCGCCGATCCGGATCGCTTCGCGCCATACCTGATGTGTCATCAGATGAAGGCGCGCGACACGATGCTGCTGGCGCATCGCCGGTCGGCAGCCGCGCTTAAATCGTCGCCGCACAGGTTCCCGGTCGGCATCACGCTCGCGCTCGCGGACTTCCAGCCCGAGCCCGGATGCGAGCAGCGCGTCGCCGCGATTCGCGCCGAATGCCAGGACATCTTTTTCGAAGCTGCTCGCGGCGACGATTTCGTTGGAGTGCAGACCTATACTCGCCAGCGCATCGGCGAGAAGGGCACACTGCCGCCCGCGCTGGGCGTTGAAACGACGATCATGGGCTACGAGTTCTGGCCCGAGGCACTCGAGCCGACGATCCGCTATGCGAGCAAAATGGCGCAGGTGCCGGTAATCGTCACCGAGAACGGCATCGCCGCCACCGACGATACTCGTCGCGTCGAATACGTGCGGCGGGCGCTCGCCGGCGTCGCGCGATGCATCCGCGACGGCATCGATGTGCGTGGCTACTGCTACTGGACACTGCTCGATAACTTCGAGTGGAACTCCGGCTACAAGCCGACCTTCGGCATCGTCGCGATCGACTGGCAGACGCAGGAGCGCATGCCGCGTCCGAGCGCGCGATGGCTAGGCGATATCGCGCGCGCAAACGCGATCGAGACCGCAGACTAG
- a CDS encoding transporter, with amino-acid sequence MPHRRNRHCEEHLFATILAILFACCYCSAAGASEYGVSSYRPGVMDLFSGYLANPGATIAKNYFLFQDATDNSTTSNGRLAADAHTVTYTEAQFIGHTTNFSLLGAYWAVAILLQERIADQSLRLGPAGHLGPSQDLTIGGFGDLEMMPEMMSWKIGNFHLMEALAVYVPTGSYESQRIINIGLNRWALEPDIGMTWFDPETGRHASLFVGYTINSENTATKYHSGQEFHADFVGAQHLPHGFIAGVAGYALQQTTPDTGSGAIFGGYEGRVIGLGPLLGKVFQVGAVPLTITAKYDFEFATANRSAGNELWLTAGIKF; translated from the coding sequence ATGCCGCATCGTCGAAACCGCCACTGCGAAGAACATCTTTTCGCCACGATTCTCGCGATCCTGTTCGCGTGCTGCTATTGCAGCGCCGCAGGTGCGTCGGAATACGGAGTCAGTTCGTATCGGCCGGGCGTGATGGATTTATTCTCGGGCTATCTTGCCAACCCCGGCGCGACAATCGCCAAAAACTATTTTCTTTTCCAGGACGCTACCGACAATTCGACAACCTCGAACGGCCGGCTCGCCGCCGATGCTCACACGGTCACATACACCGAGGCGCAGTTCATCGGTCATACGACGAATTTCAGTCTGCTCGGCGCCTACTGGGCGGTCGCGATCTTGTTGCAGGAGCGGATCGCCGATCAGTCTCTGCGTCTTGGTCCAGCAGGGCATCTCGGTCCAAGCCAGGATCTCACGATCGGCGGATTCGGCGATCTCGAGATGATGCCGGAGATGATGTCCTGGAAGATTGGGAACTTTCACCTGATGGAAGCGCTTGCGGTCTATGTGCCGACTGGCAGTTACGAGTCGCAGCGCATCATCAATATCGGTCTCAATCGATGGGCGCTCGAGCCCGACATCGGCATGACGTGGTTCGATCCTGAAACCGGTCGGCACGCCTCACTCTTCGTCGGCTACACTATTAACAGTGAAAACACCGCGACGAAGTATCACAGCGGTCAGGAGTTTCACGCCGACTTCGTGGGCGCGCAGCATCTGCCGCACGGATTTATCGCCGGCGTTGCGGGTTATGCCCTGCAGCAAACGACACCCGATACTGGAAGTGGCGCGATCTTCGGCGGATACGAGGGACGCGTCATCGGCCTCGGGCCGCTGCTGGGAAAGGTATTCCAGGTAGGCGCGGTTCCGCTGACGATTACTGCGAAATATGACTTCGAATTCGCAACCGCAAATCGTTCGGCCGGCAATGAACTGTGGCTGACGGCAGGGATCAAATTTTAG